From a region of the Thiomicrorhabdus sp. genome:
- the ribF gene encoding bifunctional riboflavin kinase/FAD synthetase, whose translation MQLIRGLHNLQHYQAQLAKGCVLTIGNFDGVHLGHQQVLQAVNAQAKALDLPSVVMIFEPLPIEFFSPQEAPVRLMNFREKLQAFKQTDIDYVLCVRFNTDFAALTAQQFVNGILLQGLNIKHLVVGDDFRFGQNRQGDFAYLKQAGLTNDFTVTDMPTFGVEQERVSSTRIRTALSKDGSNEPDLAEAKALMGKDFSFNGRVIHGQKLGRTIGFRTLNINPKRSQMPVQGVFAVTVDGIANKPWPGVANLGLRPTVDGVRPSIEVHLFNWDKDVYGKHVQVTLEAFIRPEMKFNGLDALKEQIAKDAQQAKQYFNLLD comes from the coding sequence ATGCAGTTAATTCGCGGCCTTCACAATTTGCAACACTATCAGGCTCAGTTAGCCAAAGGCTGTGTGTTAACCATTGGTAATTTTGATGGTGTACACCTGGGTCATCAGCAAGTTTTGCAGGCCGTAAATGCTCAAGCAAAAGCTTTAGATTTACCCAGTGTAGTGATGATTTTTGAACCATTGCCGATTGAGTTTTTTTCACCACAAGAAGCTCCAGTGCGTTTAATGAATTTTCGTGAGAAATTGCAAGCGTTTAAACAAACCGATATTGATTATGTATTGTGTGTACGTTTTAACACGGATTTTGCCGCTTTAACCGCCCAACAATTTGTTAATGGAATTTTGTTGCAAGGCCTGAATATCAAACATTTAGTCGTCGGTGATGATTTTCGGTTTGGTCAAAATCGTCAAGGTGACTTTGCTTACTTAAAACAAGCGGGTTTGACTAATGATTTTACAGTGACCGATATGCCAACTTTTGGCGTTGAGCAAGAGCGAGTAAGCAGTACACGGATTAGAACAGCTTTGTCTAAAGACGGTTCGAATGAACCTGATTTGGCAGAAGCCAAAGCGTTAATGGGCAAAGACTTTAGTTTTAATGGTCGAGTGATTCACGGTCAAAAATTAGGCAGAACCATTGGTTTTAGAACCTTAAATATTAACCCCAAGCGTTCGCAAATGCCTGTACAAGGTGTGTTTGCGGTAACCGTAGATGGTATAGCTAATAAACCTTGGCCTGGTGTAGCAAACTTAGGATTAAGACCAACCGTTGATGGCGTAAGACCTTCCATTGAAGTGCATTTATTCAATTGGGATAAAGATGTTTACGGCAAGCACGTGCAAGTTACGCTAGAAGCCTTTATACGACCAGAGATGAAATTTAATGGTCTAGATGCATTGAAAGAGCAAATTGCTAAAGATGCACAACAAGCAAAACAGTATTTTAATCTTTTGGACTAA
- the ileS gene encoding isoleucine--tRNA ligase: MTDYKPTLNLPETDFPMRGNLPNREPAQVEAWLSDSLYQTVRKHMAGRPKFILHDGPPYANGDIHIGHAVNKVLKDMIVKSKGLSGFDAPYVPGWDCHGLPIELNVEKKKGKVGQKIGATEFRQECRNYAQKQVEGQMADFQRLGVMADWENPYLTKDFKFEANEIRALAKIIENGHLVKGTKPVYWSVGGRSALAEAEVEYENKRSKSIDVRFPVIDEEAFFKRCHHVEDHTGEGPLSVVIWTTTPWTLPANQAVSINPELEYSVVQVHGEHGPERLFLAEAMIKDAMDKWGFDQYNVIAYGRGEQFDLIRLQHPFYDRVVPLILGEHVTTEAGTGCVHTAPGHGVEDFQVGLKYDLEVDCPVDGNGNYVAGTPLFEGENVLKVDDHVIEVLKEHKALVHIEVIEHSYPHCWRTKTPLIFRATPQWFISMTEGGLRDKAMAAIPKVEWVPEWGQNRIEGMIDGRPDWCISRQRFWGVPIAIFVHKVTGEMHPRTTELMEEVAKLVEEKSIDAWYDLDVASLLGAEAEDYEQVTDILDVWFDSGISHFTVLGQREELHAPADLYLEGSDQHRGWFQSSLLTALATDGQAPYKQVLTHGFTVDKDGKKMSKSKGNVVAPQQIANKLGADILRLWISAADYRYEMTVSDEIISRTADSYRRIRNTARFLLANINGFNPETDMIAYEDLLPLDKWAIGHAAKLQKEIVEAYDSYNFHNIYQAMTHFCSVELGAFYLDVIKDRQYTCKTEGLARRSAQTALYHIVEALTRWMAPILSFTAEEIWKELPGNRSETIFVSTWYEGLTDLDETAEMNSAYWEEMIAVRSAVAKQLEQLRADKVIKASLTAEVTLYCDDEIYNKLSKLQDELRFVLITSEATLKPLADKSDTAIESEMPGLWIDAGATDKPKCARCWHHREEVGQIAEHPELCQRCVDNVEGDGEVRHFA; this comes from the coding sequence ATGACAGACTATAAACCGACTTTGAACTTACCTGAAACAGATTTTCCAATGCGTGGAAATCTACCTAACCGAGAGCCTGCACAAGTAGAAGCTTGGTTATCAGATTCGTTATACCAAACCGTACGTAAACACATGGCGGGTCGCCCTAAGTTTATTTTGCATGATGGGCCTCCGTATGCAAACGGCGATATTCACATTGGTCACGCGGTAAATAAAGTACTTAAAGACATGATTGTTAAATCAAAAGGCTTAAGTGGTTTTGATGCTCCGTATGTACCAGGTTGGGATTGTCACGGTCTGCCGATTGAGCTAAATGTTGAGAAAAAGAAAGGTAAAGTTGGCCAAAAAATTGGTGCGACTGAGTTCCGTCAAGAATGCCGTAACTATGCACAAAAACAAGTTGAAGGGCAGATGGCTGACTTTCAACGTTTAGGTGTGATGGCGGATTGGGAAAACCCATATCTTACTAAAGACTTTAAATTTGAAGCCAATGAAATTCGTGCCTTAGCAAAAATCATTGAAAACGGTCACCTAGTTAAAGGTACTAAACCTGTTTACTGGTCTGTCGGTGGTCGTTCGGCTCTGGCTGAGGCTGAAGTGGAATATGAAAACAAACGTTCAAAATCAATTGATGTGCGTTTTCCTGTGATTGATGAAGAAGCGTTTTTTAAACGTTGTCATCATGTAGAAGATCATACCGGTGAAGGGCCTTTGTCTGTTGTCATTTGGACAACAACACCTTGGACTCTACCAGCTAACCAAGCGGTTTCAATCAACCCAGAGTTAGAATATTCTGTGGTTCAAGTTCATGGTGAACACGGGCCAGAACGTCTGTTTTTAGCCGAAGCGATGATTAAAGACGCTATGGATAAATGGGGCTTTGATCAATACAACGTCATTGCCTATGGTCGTGGTGAACAGTTTGATTTAATCCGTTTACAACACCCATTTTATGACCGAGTTGTACCTCTTATCTTAGGTGAACACGTTACCACTGAAGCGGGTACAGGTTGTGTTCACACTGCACCTGGTCACGGGGTAGAAGATTTTCAGGTTGGTCTAAAATACGATCTAGAAGTTGATTGCCCGGTAGATGGCAATGGTAACTATGTGGCTGGTACGCCTTTGTTTGAAGGTGAGAACGTACTTAAAGTCGATGACCATGTGATCGAAGTACTTAAAGAACATAAAGCCTTAGTGCATATTGAAGTCATTGAACACAGTTACCCTCATTGCTGGCGTACTAAAACGCCACTGATTTTCCGTGCCACGCCACAATGGTTTATCTCAATGACCGAAGGTGGTTTACGTGATAAAGCGATGGCCGCCATTCCAAAAGTAGAATGGGTTCCTGAGTGGGGTCAAAACCGTATTGAAGGTATGATTGATGGTCGTCCAGACTGGTGTATTTCACGTCAGCGTTTCTGGGGTGTGCCAATCGCTATCTTTGTGCATAAAGTAACGGGTGAAATGCATCCTCGCACAACTGAACTGATGGAAGAAGTCGCCAAACTGGTTGAAGAAAAATCAATCGATGCATGGTATGACTTAGATGTTGCTTCTTTGCTGGGAGCAGAAGCTGAAGACTATGAACAAGTGACTGATATTCTTGATGTCTGGTTTGATTCAGGTATCTCTCACTTTACCGTGTTAGGTCAACGTGAAGAACTACACGCTCCTGCCGATCTATATCTAGAAGGTTCAGATCAGCACCGTGGGTGGTTCCAGTCCTCTTTACTAACGGCTCTAGCAACCGATGGTCAAGCTCCTTACAAGCAAGTATTAACACATGGTTTTACCGTAGATAAAGACGGTAAAAAAATGTCTAAATCTAAAGGTAACGTCGTTGCACCACAGCAAATCGCCAATAAACTAGGTGCAGATATCTTACGCCTATGGATTTCAGCGGCCGACTACCGTTATGAGATGACCGTATCGGATGAAATCATCAGCCGTACTGCCGATTCATATCGCCGTATTCGTAATACAGCACGTTTCTTATTAGCCAATATCAATGGCTTTAACCCAGAAACCGATATGATCGCTTATGAAGATTTATTGCCATTAGATAAGTGGGCAATTGGTCATGCCGCTAAATTGCAAAAAGAGATTGTAGAAGCTTACGATAGCTACAATTTCCACAATATTTACCAAGCAATGACTCACTTCTGTTCGGTTGAATTAGGGGCATTCTATTTGGATGTTATCAAAGATCGTCAATACACCTGTAAAACAGAAGGGCTAGCGCGTCGTTCTGCACAAACGGCTCTATATCATATAGTAGAAGCGTTAACGCGTTGGATGGCACCAATCCTAAGCTTTACCGCAGAAGAGATTTGGAAAGAACTTCCTGGTAATCGTAGTGAAACTATTTTTGTTTCAACTTGGTATGAAGGTTTAACCGATTTAGATGAAACTGCAGAAATGAACTCAGCCTACTGGGAAGAGATGATTGCCGTGCGTTCAGCCGTAGCCAAACAGCTTGAACAACTGCGTGCCGATAAAGTCATTAAAGCCTCATTAACGGCTGAAGTCACTTTATATTGTGATGATGAAATCTACAATAAACTGAGTAAACTACAAGACGAGCTACGTTTTGTATTAATTACCTCAGAAGCAACTTTAAAACCATTAGCTGATAAATCGGATACAGCGATTGAATCAGAAATGCCAGGCCTGTGGATTGATGCGGGTGCTACTGACAAGCCAAAATGTGCTCGTTGTTGGCATCACCGTGAAGAAGTTGGGCAAATTGCCGAACATCCTGAGCTATGTCAGCGTTGTGTGGATAATGTTGAAGGTGACGGAGAGGTTCGTCATTTCGCTTAA
- the murJ gene encoding murein biosynthesis integral membrane protein MurJ produces the protein MKRIIKATATVGGMTMISRVLGFVRDVIIARYFGASMGADAFFVAFKIPNFFRRLFAEGAFSQAFVPVLAEAKEKRGHEAVKHLVNAISFRLGGVLLLLTAFGVFGSSLWMMVFAPGFMDNPEKFNLAANMLSITFPYLLLISLVAFSSAIMNTYNQFAVPAFTPVFLNLVLITFAVWVSPYFDIPVMALAWGVLVAGVVQLLFHLPFLYKLGLLPHPSTQSDEGVSEVKRLMLPALFGVSVAQINLLVDTVLASFLVTGSVSWLYYSDRLMEFPLGVFGVALATVVLPGLSKKAANENWQGFQQDIDSALRLVLIIGFPATLGLLILSQPLITTLFFYGKFTAHDASMSSMSLMAYSFGLLGFILVKILAPAFYARKDMKTPVKVAVIALVTNTVLNLILIGPFAHVGLAAATTVSAFVNSGLLYWYLTKQGVFTPMNGWGKLIVQALIANAALIAFLVIASPTAESWYAFDVWMRISWLVGLVIGSMIIYALVLILVGLNPKKLVNKTS, from the coding sequence TTGAAAAGAATAATTAAAGCGACCGCAACAGTTGGTGGAATGACAATGATTTCACGTGTATTAGGGTTTGTACGTGATGTGATTATTGCTCGCTACTTTGGTGCTAGTATGGGGGCGGATGCTTTTTTTGTGGCCTTTAAGATACCTAACTTTTTTCGCCGTCTGTTTGCAGAAGGAGCCTTTTCACAAGCCTTTGTACCCGTCTTAGCAGAAGCCAAAGAGAAACGAGGCCATGAGGCGGTAAAACATTTAGTCAATGCCATTAGTTTTAGGCTAGGTGGCGTTTTATTATTACTTACCGCCTTTGGTGTGTTTGGCTCATCGTTATGGATGATGGTCTTTGCCCCAGGGTTTATGGATAATCCAGAAAAGTTTAATTTGGCCGCAAATATGTTGTCGATTACTTTTCCGTACTTGCTATTAATCTCTTTAGTGGCCTTTTCTTCAGCCATTATGAATACCTATAACCAGTTTGCAGTGCCCGCTTTTACCCCAGTATTCTTAAATTTGGTATTAATTACCTTTGCCGTTTGGGTCTCACCGTATTTTGATATCCCAGTTATGGCATTGGCTTGGGGGGTGTTGGTAGCAGGTGTGGTTCAATTGCTATTTCATCTGCCGTTTCTTTATAAGTTAGGCTTGTTACCGCACCCAAGTACTCAGTCTGATGAAGGTGTGAGCGAAGTAAAACGGCTAATGCTACCCGCATTATTTGGGGTTTCAGTCGCTCAAATTAACTTGTTGGTTGATACCGTTTTGGCCTCATTTTTGGTAACAGGATCGGTTTCTTGGTTGTATTATTCTGATCGTTTAATGGAGTTTCCTTTAGGAGTCTTTGGTGTGGCTTTAGCCACGGTGGTTTTACCAGGCCTGTCAAAAAAAGCCGCTAATGAAAATTGGCAAGGTTTTCAGCAAGATATTGATAGTGCATTGCGATTAGTGTTAATTATTGGCTTTCCAGCAACCTTAGGGTTATTAATCTTGTCGCAACCGCTAATCACAACCTTGTTTTTTTACGGTAAATTTACCGCTCATGATGCCAGTATGTCGAGCATGAGTTTAATGGCCTACTCTTTTGGCTTGCTCGGTTTTATTTTGGTTAAAATTTTAGCCCCTGCATTCTATGCTCGTAAAGATATGAAAACCCCTGTTAAAGTCGCCGTTATCGCTCTGGTGACTAATACCGTGCTTAATTTAATATTGATTGGCCCATTTGCTCATGTAGGCTTGGCCGCTGCCACAACCGTATCGGCATTTGTTAATTCAGGTTTACTGTATTGGTATCTAACAAAGCAGGGGGTGTTTACCCCTATGAACGGCTGGGGTAAATTAATTGTGCAAGCCTTAATTGCCAATGCCGCTTTAATTGCCTTTTTAGTCATTGCATCACCCACAGCAGAGAGTTGGTATGCATTTGATGTTTGGATGCGAATCTCTTGGCTAGTAGGGTTGGTTATTGGTTCAATGATTATTTACGCTTTAGTCTTGATTTTAGTGGGATTAAACCCTAAAAAACTAGTAAACAAAACGTCTTAA